AGGAGTTCTGAATCGGTTTTATTTTGATATATTTTTGAAAATTTATTCATCCTACATTTATGGTTGCCAACATTATGTAAACACAATTGTGTTTATCTACATAAATCTATGTTATTACACTATTGCATTTATTGATTAATACCTTCAACTACTATTTTCACAGGTAAGCTTGCTTTGATATTTCTAGTTTGCTGTTAATTAGATTGTTGAAAGATGAGTTAAAGATATAGCTTATTGTAATACAAAACAAGATGATAATCTGTGTAGTAAACTTAATGTAAAAGTCGCACATAAAAGAGCTATTTGATACTCATATTTAGTTGATAGATCTTTTAATGAATAGTAGACCCAATATCTTCTGCAATTGCAACAACTTTCTCGACCACTTTATTTAATTCGTTTTTTCTCCAGTTGATAAAGAGATCAATAGTTTCTTCTAGCTCGATAAAGTGTACATTTTCTATTTGTGCAGATTGAAATGAATTAGGTAATACGGTAATACCTAGCCCTTTCGAGACTAAACTTAAGATCATTCCGCCATAATCGGATTCTATGGCTATTTTAGGATCTAGTGAGTGTTTGGAGAACCATTCTCTAAGAATAGATGAAAAGAAAGTGGAAAGGTGTAAACCAGAAATGATAAACTTTTCGTTTTCTAAACCATTTATTACGTCATTGCAAAGTCGGTGGCCTTTTGGTACTACAAGACATATAGGTTCCGAGTAGAGTTTTTTAAACTCAATATTTGCATTATTGATTTTATCTCTACTAAATGCCAAATCTGTCTTATAATCTAACAATAACCTTTCATGATTCTCGTCCATAGGTTCAGCTAACTCGACTTTTAACTCCGGTAATTTATGATTGACCTTTTCGATAAACTGAGGAAGGTAATCGTAAATAATTGATCCAGGGTAAGTAATTGAGAGGGCACCAATATTACCACTGTCGATTTTTTTAGCATGACTAATGATCTGATCCAATTCTCTCATCTTTGTTGTTAACTGTGCTTGAAGAAATTTTCCTGCATTAGTCAGTTTTACATTCCTTTTGTCTCTATCAAAAAGCTTGATATTTAATTCATCTTCCAAAGATTGGATTTGCCTACTTAAAGAAGATTGTGAGAGATATACCTTTTCTGCTGTCTTCCAAAAATGAAGTTCCTTAGATAATTCCAGAAAATATTTGATCTGCTGAATAGTCATTAATAATTGCGATTTATGCATTAGTTGATGAAAAATATGTATTTTTTATTCGATATCAAAACAGTTCTTTTGCCATAAGTAATGATGAAACATTAAAAAAGAATACTATGGGGATTGAGAATATAGTAGCGTTTGTGATCACTTCCTTTATCTTTATTATTACACCAGGGATTGATACAGCTTTTGTGTTGAATAAAACTATCAGTCAAGGAAAGAAATCTGGTATTTATGCTACTGTTGGAATAAATACAGGTGTATTAGTACACACTTTTTGTGCTGCTCTAGGTTTATCTTTACTTATTGCTAAGTCAGTTTATGTTTTTCAATGTATAAAATATGCAGGAGCAACATACCTTTTTTTTCAAGGTATACGATTACTTTTTAATAAGAAATCTCTTGGTGATAGAACAGTTTATCAGCATGAGCAATCAACAAAAAATGACTTCTGGTCGGGTTTGCTCACAAATACTTTAAATCCGAAAGTTGCATTATTCTTTTTGTCATTCTTTCCTCAGTTTATTAACCCACAGGAATTGAACAATCCATTGCCTTTTTTAATCTTAGGTATAACCTATGCTTTTATTGGAATGATTTGGTATCTCACCCTCACATTATTTGCCAGTGTCTTTGCAGAGAAAATAATACAGAATCCAAAAGCAGGCATATGGCTGAACCAGCTTAGTGGGGTAGCTTTTCTTCTAATGGGATTAAAAATTCTTTGGAGTAATGATTAGTGATTGAAAAAGTATCGCTGTATTAACATTGGAATTTGGGTGATCAATAAACCCGTTAATATTAACCCACCTGAAATATAATGGTATGTATAAATTTCAGCCCCAAGAACAACAGCAAATATAGTTGTGAAAAGTGGTATAAGGTTCATATATACCGCAGCATTTTCAGCTCCAATAATTAGAACAGCTTTGTTCCATTTATCATAAGTAATTGCTGTTCCGAAGATGCCAAACAATAAAGTGGCCTGCCAGAATCTTATTGAATAATTGAAAGGTTGGAAGTGGGAAAAAAGTGGTGAAACTATCATAAAAGCGATAAAACAAATAAGGTGTGAGGCAAAGGTGAAAACAGGACTTGAAATGTTTGAGACATACTTCTTTATCCAAATAGGGTAACAAGAAGACAATAGCATGGCGATAAAAATGTAAGTATCTCCTTTTGAAAATTGGAGAGCTTGAAGGTGGAATACATCACCTTTACTTATTAAAAAAATGACTCCAAATATTCCGATCACTCCACCCAGTAATTGATAATACTTTATCACCGAATTAGAAAAAAAATAAGCGAGTAAAAGAGTGGCTAATGGGTTTAAACTCATGATCAAAGAAGCATTGATAGGGTTGGTGTATTGCATTCCCATAAATAGAAATAGGTTGAAACTAAATAATCCTAATACACCTACTATTGCAATTCCTTTTAATTGAGGTATTTTCCATTTAAAAGAATTAAGGGATCTGTGGCCTAGTAGTCCGAGTGCCAGCGTACCTAGAAAATACCGCCAAAAACCTGCTTCAAGAAAATGAACACTACTCAACATAATTTTCAGTAGGTGAAAATTCAACCCCCACATTAATGTTGAAAAAATAAGATAGAAAGAAGCTCTCATCATCTATAGTTAGCGACTCCAATAAAGGAGCCGCTGTTAATTAATATTGGTTGAAAATTTTAGAAACAATCTTCCATTCTTTGTCAATCTTTGTCAGTAATAAAAAGTCAGTATAGACTCGTTTTTTTCCATTGTAGAGGTCTAGCGTAACACTGGCTTTACCTTGTTCAATATCTATTTTTCTCCATTTTGGCTGAAGTGCAATAGTAGCATAATCGAATGTTTTGTCAGATTGTCTTTCTTGTAATACACCTTCCCACATATCGCGAGTAAAGAGAAAAAAGTGGCCATTTTCTTGAATATTTATAATGGCAAATTCGGGGTGAAATATATTTCTGAAGGCATTAATGTCCGTAGCATTAAATGCTCCCTGCAGATAATTTTTCTCAATAGTATGTTTGATATTTTCGATTTCCATTTGATGTTTATTTATAGTGAAAGAAGAAAGCGTTTGACAACAAATAATGTGTAGAAAGCATAGATGTACTTTCCATTTATTCATAGTATTTAGGACTAAGTGAAAGTGAGTCGAAATGTGCTTTATCATGTTGTATCCATAATTGAGCATTTTCTTGATCTAGAATTCTTTGTACTTTATCTAATGAAGCAAGACTCTCTTCTTTATCCGAATTGAAGGTGGGGATTCCTTTGTTCTGGTAATTTTCTTTGTAGTATGCAATGTCGCCAGAAATCAGAATGCTTCCTGTTTTCTCCAATTTTAGTAATAATGATTGGTGTCCTGCAGTATGTCCCGGTGTCGATATAAATCGAATTTTTCCATCACCAAATAGATCATAATCTCCATGAAGTTTGATCACCGTCGAATCTTTTAGCTCCTGATAGTCCTTATAATTAACGGGTAGTGGGTCAGCCTGAAAAGCAAGGTGATACTCTTTTTCCTGCATCACTAATTGTGCTGATTTAAAATAATTGGCATTGCCCGTATGATCATTATGGATATGTGAGAAAGCGAAATAGTCGATACTCTCCGGAGGTACACCAATTTCCTCTAATTGAGAGAGAACAGTTTTTTTCATTCTTAATTTAAAAATCCATGCCTCAATATCTTCTTCGACTTCAATCAATTGGTCTGAAAGTCCAGCATCCCACATTACTTTACCTTTGGGATGATCTATTAAAAAGATTGGGTTGGCTAATTCGATTTCATTCTGATCGTTAGAATTACTATCCAGCTGAGATCGATCCGTACAGGTAATCTCTCCAGCATACAATACATATAGTTTCATTGTTTTATTGGGGTTAGAATCCGTAAGCTTTCATTTGAGTTTGTGCCAGTGATTCAATATCATGGGCCACTTTTTGAGCAAAGTCTTCTCCCGATATTTGGTCAATAGGGTTACGCATCGGTCGGGACCCTTTTTCCATGGATATTAAATCGATAATTTTTTGAACTACAGCCTGTGGATCAGGTTGATTTTCTTGAATTGCTTTGTATACTGCTTGGTTTGCATATGCTGTCATCTGTTCCGCCCACCCAGCGTAAGATAGAGTGACATCAGACAAATCTGCTTTAATGCCTGATTTTTGGTAAAGTGTAGTAGGGAAAGATCCGGGTTCAACTAAGATGTTTTCCACTCCCTTAGAGATTAACTCAGAATAGGACCCAGAGACCAAGGCTTCTAATGCAAATTTGGAGGCACAGTAAACGGCATTCAATGGAATGGAAAAGAATCCTAACATACTGGATAAATTAATGATTAATCCGTCTTGTTTTTGCCTCATTGAAGGGAGTACTGCTTTCATTAATCGGAGAGGAGCATAGACATTTACATCAAATAGTTTCTGAACTTGTGTAATACTGTGTGCTTCCAAAAGTCCACCTCCAAATACACCAGCATTATTAATCAGTATATCAATACTGCTATATTTTTGAGCGACCTTCTGAGTTACATGTTGTACTTCTTCTTCTGAAGTAACATCAAGAGCAAGGACATCAACATTATGAAGTGACTCTAACTCCTTTTTTACTGTGGCGTTAGAAGAGTCTGTGTTTCGCATCGTCGCTACTATGTGGTATTGTTCTTTTTGAGCGAGCTGTTGCGTAAGTAATTTTCCGAAGCCTGAACTAGCTCCTGTGATTAAAATTGTTTTCATATCTAATGCTTATGATTTAGATACAAAATTAGAGGGAGTAGTAGGCTTTTTATTTGTCTAAAAAGACGTATTTACTTGTCTATAAAGTTACTATCTGTGAGGGGTTGACTTTGTATTGAGCTTTAAAGGATTTACTAAAATGAGCAAGGTCTTCAAAGCCACATTCTAGGTAAATATCAGAAGGTTTTCGATGGGTAGTCGTGAGTAACTTGTGGGCATGTTCTAACCGTTTTTTCTTAAGCCATTTCGCAGGTGTAATATGGTATAATGCTTGAAAATCTTTCTTAAATGTTGAGATACTTCTTCCCGATTCTCTGGCAAATTCAATCAATTTCTTATTTTCTAGATAATGGAATTTCATGTAATGATGTAAATCAGCCTTACTTTTTACAGCATAATTTTGTAGTTGGTAGGCTAAAGTATCATCACTTTTTATCATTCCTATTAATGCTTCAGAAGTTTTTAATCTTGCCAGTTGATTGTCCATCGGAATCCCTTCTTCAAAAAACAGTTGAAGTGAACTGATAAACTGTTTGAGAATCGGGTTTGCACTAATGCCTATTACATTTTCAATAGGGACTTTATTTTTTTGAGGAGTTTCGAAGTGAAGTTGTGCAAAGGCCTCTTGAACAAGATCTTCTTGAAATGAGAAGACAAAACTAGAGAATTTCACACCACCATTTTCCCAAGTTTTAGTGATAGTAACTTGAGTATACTTTTTCAACAATACAAATTCACCTTTGGTAAACATTTGTACCTCTTTACCCTGTTTTACTTTGAGAACTCCTTCTCTTATATAAGTTAATAAATGGTGTTTGGGATAGATGTCGATCACTGCTTTCTTCTTCCGTTCATGAGAAAGAATAATTCTACTATTGTTGTATGTAATGGTTTGATTTATCATAGCGTCAATTCAGTTGGCAACATCTATATCCCCAATTGGTCTTTATTTCTTTTCTAACGTTTTAGCATTAGAATATTTTACTTGATATTCGTTCAATGTACTCCAAATACTAAAAAGTTGCTCAATAGCTTCTTTATTTTCTCCATCAATATCCGTATTTGAGATGAAGATTTGCCCTGATTTGGTTTCAGAATTAAACAACATAAGAGCAACAACGCCAGGGTCGCCTCCAGTATGTCCATAGAAATGTTGTGGAGCAAAACCCATAAAGATCCCCTTTTTATAAGAAAGCTGCATAATAGGATTTTCAGCATCTTGTGATGTAGTATCAGTTTGTACTTCTTGGCCAAAAAGTTCAACATAACTATCAGTTTGTAGCAAAGTTCCTTGGCCATGATACCCTTTAATCAATTCCGTTAAATATTTTCCAAGGTTATCACTCGATGTAATAAACCCGCCATCAGGATACGTCACAAGATGGTAGGAAGGGAAAGGTATTTCCTTATTCATATACAATTGAGAAAACTGATGGGTATCAATTTCTGATTTCAACCAACCTGAGGATGACATGTCCAACGGTGTCAGTATAT
The Flammeovirga agarivorans genome window above contains:
- a CDS encoding DMT family transporter; protein product: MMRASFYLIFSTLMWGLNFHLLKIMLSSVHFLEAGFWRYFLGTLALGLLGHRSLNSFKWKIPQLKGIAIVGVLGLFSFNLFLFMGMQYTNPINASLIMSLNPLATLLLAYFFSNSVIKYYQLLGGVIGIFGVIFLISKGDVFHLQALQFSKGDTYIFIAMLLSSCYPIWIKKYVSNISSPVFTFASHLICFIAFMIVSPLFSHFQPFNYSIRFWQATLLFGIFGTAITYDKWNKAVLIIGAENAAVYMNLIPLFTTIFAVVLGAEIYTYHYISGGLILTGLLITQIPMLIQRYFFNH
- a CDS encoding LysR substrate-binding domain-containing protein — protein: MHKSQLLMTIQQIKYFLELSKELHFWKTAEKVYLSQSSLSRQIQSLEDELNIKLFDRDKRNVKLTNAGKFLQAQLTTKMRELDQIISHAKKIDSGNIGALSITYPGSIIYDYLPQFIEKVNHKLPELKVELAEPMDENHERLLLDYKTDLAFSRDKINNANIEFKKLYSEPICLVVPKGHRLCNDVINGLENEKFIISGLHLSTFFSSILREWFSKHSLDPKIAIESDYGGMILSLVSKGLGITVLPNSFQSAQIENVHFIELEETIDLFINWRKNELNKVVEKVVAIAEDIGSTIH
- a CDS encoding nuclear transport factor 2 family protein — protein: MEIENIKHTIEKNYLQGAFNATDINAFRNIFHPEFAIINIQENGHFFLFTRDMWEGVLQERQSDKTFDYATIALQPKWRKIDIEQGKASVTLDLYNGKKRVYTDFLLLTKIDKEWKIVSKIFNQY
- a CDS encoding LysE family translocator, whose amino-acid sequence is MGIENIVAFVITSFIFIITPGIDTAFVLNKTISQGKKSGIYATVGINTGVLVHTFCAALGLSLLIAKSVYVFQCIKYAGATYLFFQGIRLLFNKKSLGDRTVYQHEQSTKNDFWSGLLTNTLNPKVALFFLSFFPQFINPQELNNPLPFLILGITYAFIGMIWYLTLTLFASVFAEKIIQNPKAGIWLNQLSGVAFLLMGLKILWSND
- a CDS encoding N-acyl homoserine lactonase family protein; translation: MKLYVLYAGEITCTDRSQLDSNSNDQNEIELANPIFLIDHPKGKVMWDAGLSDQLIEVEEDIEAWIFKLRMKKTVLSQLEEIGVPPESIDYFAFSHIHNDHTGNANYFKSAQLVMQEKEYHLAFQADPLPVNYKDYQELKDSTVIKLHGDYDLFGDGKIRFISTPGHTAGHQSLLLKLEKTGSILISGDIAYYKENYQNKGIPTFNSDKEESLASLDKVQRILDQENAQLWIQHDKAHFDSLSLSPKYYE
- a CDS encoding helix-turn-helix domain-containing protein, yielding MINQTITYNNSRIILSHERKKKAVIDIYPKHHLLTYIREGVLKVKQGKEVQMFTKGEFVLLKKYTQVTITKTWENGGVKFSSFVFSFQEDLVQEAFAQLHFETPQKNKVPIENVIGISANPILKQFISSLQLFFEEGIPMDNQLARLKTSEALIGMIKSDDTLAYQLQNYAVKSKADLHHYMKFHYLENKKLIEFARESGRSISTFKKDFQALYHITPAKWLKKKRLEHAHKLLTTTHRKPSDIYLECGFEDLAHFSKSFKAQYKVNPSQIVTL
- a CDS encoding SDR family NAD(P)-dependent oxidoreductase, producing the protein MKTILITGASSGFGKLLTQQLAQKEQYHIVATMRNTDSSNATVKKELESLHNVDVLALDVTSEEEVQHVTQKVAQKYSSIDILINNAGVFGGGLLEAHSITQVQKLFDVNVYAPLRLMKAVLPSMRQKQDGLIINLSSMLGFFSIPLNAVYCASKFALEALVSGSYSELISKGVENILVEPGSFPTTLYQKSGIKADLSDVTLSYAGWAEQMTAYANQAVYKAIQENQPDPQAVVQKIIDLISMEKGSRPMRNPIDQISGEDFAQKVAHDIESLAQTQMKAYGF